A region of Streptomyces paludis DNA encodes the following proteins:
- the argS gene encoding arginine--tRNA ligase, whose translation MAPVISLASTVDQRIADALSAALPEAGAADPLLRRSDRADFQANGMLALAKRLKGNPRELATKVVSAITAPELIKEIEVSGPGFLNITLTDRAITETLAARAADATGRLGVPYAEHPGTTVIDYAQPNVAKEMHVGHLRSAVIGAAMVEILEFTGEKVIRRHHIGDWGTQFGMLVQYLIEHPHELDHKNATEAAPSGEEAMSSLNRLYKASRTLFDSDEEFKTRSRDRVVALQAGEPETLALWQRFVDESKIYFYSVFDKLDIAISDPDVVGESGYNDMLEETCRLLEESGVAVRSEGALCVFFDDVKGPDGNPVPLIVKKTNGGYGYAATDLSAIRDRVRNLGASTLVYVVDARQSLHFKMVFETARRAGWLSDEVKAVQLAFGTVLGKDGKPFKTREGETVRLVDLLDEAVERATAVVREKSGKLGLGEDEITERGGQVGIGAVKYADLSTSAARDYKFDLDQMVSLNGDTSVYIQYAYARIQSILRKADETAGTPAPLAHPELTLAPAERALGLHLDQLGEVLAEVASAYEPHKLTAYLYQLASLFTTFYDQCHVLSDDNAPEVVENRLFLCDLTARTLKQGLALLGIQAPARL comes from the coding sequence ATGGCCCCGGTCATCTCCCTCGCTTCGACCGTAGATCAGCGCATCGCGGACGCCCTCTCGGCTGCCCTGCCGGAGGCCGGCGCCGCGGACCCGCTGCTGCGACGAAGCGACCGGGCCGATTTCCAGGCCAACGGCATGCTGGCGCTCGCGAAGCGGCTCAAGGGCAATCCGCGTGAGCTGGCGACCAAGGTCGTCTCCGCCATCACCGCGCCTGAGCTGATCAAGGAGATCGAGGTCTCCGGACCCGGCTTCCTCAACATCACGCTCACCGACCGGGCGATCACCGAGACCCTGGCGGCCCGCGCGGCCGACGCGACCGGCCGGCTCGGCGTTCCGTACGCGGAGCACCCGGGCACGACGGTGATCGACTACGCGCAGCCGAACGTGGCCAAGGAGATGCACGTCGGCCATCTGCGTTCCGCCGTGATCGGCGCGGCGATGGTCGAGATCCTGGAGTTCACGGGCGAGAAGGTGATCAGGCGCCACCACATCGGGGACTGGGGCACGCAGTTCGGCATGCTCGTCCAGTATCTGATCGAGCACCCGCACGAGCTGGACCACAAGAACGCCACCGAAGCCGCCCCCTCCGGCGAGGAGGCGATGTCCTCCCTCAACCGCCTCTACAAGGCGTCGCGGACGCTCTTCGACTCCGACGAGGAGTTCAAGACGCGCTCCCGGGACCGGGTGGTGGCGCTCCAGGCGGGCGAGCCGGAGACGCTCGCGCTCTGGCAGCGGTTCGTGGACGAGTCGAAGATCTACTTCTACTCGGTCTTCGACAAGCTCGACATCGCGATCAGCGACCCGGACGTGGTGGGTGAGTCCGGCTACAACGACATGCTGGAGGAGACCTGCCGGCTGCTGGAGGAGTCGGGCGTCGCCGTCCGCTCCGAGGGCGCGCTCTGTGTCTTCTTCGACGACGTCAAGGGCCCGGACGGCAACCCCGTACCGCTGATCGTCAAGAAGACGAACGGCGGTTACGGCTACGCGGCGACGGACCTCTCGGCGATCCGCGACCGGGTCCGTAACCTCGGCGCGTCGACACTGGTGTACGTGGTGGACGCGCGCCAGTCGCTGCACTTCAAGATGGTCTTCGAGACCGCGCGCCGGGCCGGCTGGCTGAGCGACGAGGTCAAGGCCGTCCAGCTCGCGTTCGGTACGGTCCTCGGCAAGGACGGCAAGCCGTTCAAGACCCGTGAGGGCGAGACCGTACGGCTGGTGGATCTGCTCGACGAGGCGGTCGAGCGGGCGACGGCGGTCGTCCGGGAGAAGTCCGGGAAGCTGGGCCTCGGCGAGGACGAGATCACCGAGCGCGGCGGTCAGGTGGGCATCGGCGCGGTGAAGTACGCCGACCTGTCGACGTCCGCCGCCCGGGACTACAAGTTCGACCTGGACCAGATGGTGTCGCTGAACGGCGACACGTCCGTCTACATCCAGTACGCGTACGCCCGTATCCAGTCGATCCTGCGCAAGGCGGACGAGACGGCGGGCACCCCCGCCCCGCTCGCCCACCCGGAGCTGACGCTGGCCCCGGCCGAGCGGGCGCTCGGGCTCCATCTCGACCAGCTCGGCGAGGTGCTGGCCGAGGTCGCGTCGGCGTACGAGCCGCACAAGCTGACCGCGTATCTGTACCAACTGGCGTCGCTCTTCACGACGTTCTACGACCAGTGCCATGTGCTCAGCGACGACAACGCGCCGGAGGTCGTGGAGAACCGCCTCTTCCTCTGCGACCTCACGGCCCGCACGCTCAAGCAGGGCCTGGCGCTGCTGGGGATCCAGGCGCCCGCGCGGCTGTGA
- a CDS encoding DUF4232 domain-containing protein — protein MRSRLANRPARLALAVAATVALAGGLTACDDDDLAASNPSASGGSSSGGSSSSGGSSTGGSSSTGGSSDSNADAGEDTNADDAKKEGYGQVCGANDLDFSVAKKTDAGGYLLVTAKAKSGITCALVGRYPIVTFGNEEDGEATSPEQAVGDDIKLSGSTVAYTGIRPKNTKDEGGKEYEQMIIGLDEDDANPATVSLPESTLVEKPIVVNWYANAGDAVPPSNGANT, from the coding sequence ATGCGCTCGCGCCTTGCCAACCGCCCAGCCCGTCTCGCCCTTGCCGTCGCGGCCACCGTGGCCCTCGCCGGCGGCCTCACCGCCTGTGACGACGACGACCTGGCGGCCAGCAACCCGTCGGCCTCGGGCGGCTCCAGCTCGGGTGGTTCCAGCTCCTCCGGCGGCTCCAGCACCGGCGGAAGCTCCAGCACCGGCGGCTCGTCCGACTCGAACGCCGACGCCGGCGAGGACACCAACGCCGACGACGCGAAGAAGGAAGGCTACGGACAGGTCTGCGGCGCCAACGACCTGGACTTCTCGGTCGCCAAGAAGACGGACGCCGGCGGCTACCTGCTCGTCACCGCCAAGGCCAAGTCGGGCATCACCTGCGCCCTGGTGGGCCGGTACCCCATCGTCACCTTCGGCAACGAGGAGGACGGCGAGGCCACCTCGCCCGAGCAGGCCGTCGGGGACGACATCAAGCTCTCCGGCTCGACCGTCGCCTACACCGGCATCAGGCCGAAGAACACCAAGGACGAGGGCGGCAAGGAGTACGAGCAGATGATCATCGGGCTCGACGAGGACGACGCCAACCCGGCCACGGTCTCGCTCCCCGAGTCGACCCTCGTGGAGAAGCCCATCGTCGTCAACTGGTACGCCAACGCCGGCGACGCCGTCCCCCCGTCCAACGGCGCCAACACGTAA
- a CDS encoding alpha/beta fold hydrolase, with protein MNTPPKSVPSLSPTPAVPVRLPVLHWGRPDASRHALLLHGLTSSGACWWRVADELAEAGWSVTAPDLRGHGHAPRTRRYDIASFVADVTPLTPHGGGAWDLVIGHSLGGAIATATAGAEPGWAARLLLVDPALTIAGELNEAMLQAMTAELAATPEALRAAHPAWHPEDITLKAAAAALTSPHVVNSILRQNIPWSYEQTLTAYPHPATVLAADPTQHPAFTAEEGRRVASAKKNFTWSVVEGAGHSIHRDNPAAVIAAALAEPQA; from the coding sequence ATGAACACTCCGCCCAAGTCCGTACCCTCCCTCTCCCCCACCCCCGCCGTCCCGGTCCGGCTCCCCGTCCTCCACTGGGGCCGGCCCGACGCGTCGCGCCACGCCCTGCTGCTCCACGGGCTGACCTCGTCGGGCGCCTGCTGGTGGCGCGTGGCCGACGAACTGGCCGAGGCGGGCTGGTCGGTGACCGCCCCCGATCTGCGCGGCCACGGCCACGCACCCCGGACCCGGCGCTACGACATCGCGAGCTTCGTCGCCGACGTCACCCCGCTCACCCCGCACGGCGGCGGCGCCTGGGACCTGGTCATCGGCCACTCCCTGGGCGGCGCCATCGCCACGGCTACGGCCGGCGCCGAGCCCGGCTGGGCGGCGCGCCTGCTGCTGGTCGACCCGGCGCTCACGATCGCGGGCGAGCTGAACGAAGCCATGCTCCAGGCCATGACCGCCGAGCTGGCCGCCACCCCGGAAGCCCTGCGCGCGGCCCACCCCGCATGGCACCCGGAAGACATCACCCTGAAGGCCGCGGCAGCCGCCCTGACCAGCCCGCACGTCGTCAACAGCATCCTGCGGCAGAACATCCCCTGGTCATACGAACAGACCCTGACCGCCTACCCCCACCCCGCCACCGTCCTGGCCGCCGACCCCACCCAACACCCGGCCTTCACCGCCGAGGAGGGCCGCCGAGTGGCAAGCGCGAAGAAGAACTTCACCTGGTCGGTAGTAGAGGGCGCGGGCCACTCCATCCACCGCGACAACCCAGCGGCGGTCATCGCAGCAGCCCTGGCCGAACCACAGGCATAA
- a CDS encoding methyltransferase domain-containing protein, with amino-acid sequence MSAENSPSTLARQLVREGHLAPAWREVFTLVDRKRFIPDRVWIHGEDGYHPLNRATDPDRWHQVAYEDRALVTQVEDDSVVDTAAIVPSSSASMPRVVAAMLDALTVADGMRVLEVGTGTGYNAALLSERLGDQQVTSVEVDPRIADTARATLKNAGYSPTVITGDGGLGCPAHAPYERTIVTYALHNVPYALVEQTAPGGVIVLPWGTGLYNGVLVRLTTGEDGTATGPVIGDSAFMWNRFETPQRDVMATVQNRGQDQGDLTAATATLTGLDPRLVFGDEDATFTTGVLVPNCRYSVGHGPDGEFTLWLADHTTGSWASVDYLPDAADHPLRQYGPRALWNEVEAAYAWWQNAGSPERIRFGLTVTPAGQRLWLDSPDRPL; translated from the coding sequence GTGAGCGCGGAAAACTCCCCGTCCACCCTCGCCCGGCAACTCGTCCGAGAGGGACACCTCGCGCCCGCGTGGCGCGAGGTGTTCACCCTGGTCGACCGCAAGCGGTTCATCCCTGACCGCGTCTGGATCCATGGCGAGGACGGCTACCACCCGCTCAACCGCGCCACCGACCCCGACCGCTGGCACCAGGTCGCCTACGAGGACCGGGCTCTCGTCACCCAGGTCGAGGACGACAGTGTTGTCGATACGGCGGCGATCGTCCCCTCCAGTTCGGCGAGCATGCCGCGCGTCGTGGCCGCCATGCTCGACGCGCTCACCGTGGCCGACGGCATGCGTGTACTGGAGGTCGGCACCGGCACCGGCTACAACGCGGCGCTCCTCTCCGAACGGCTCGGCGACCAGCAGGTGACCTCCGTCGAAGTGGACCCCCGCATCGCCGACACCGCACGGGCCACCCTGAAGAACGCGGGCTATTCACCCACGGTCATCACCGGCGACGGCGGCCTCGGCTGTCCGGCACACGCACCGTACGAGCGCACCATCGTCACCTACGCGCTCCACAACGTTCCGTACGCCCTGGTGGAACAGACCGCACCCGGCGGAGTGATCGTGCTGCCGTGGGGAACCGGCCTGTACAACGGGGTCCTTGTACGCCTCACCACGGGCGAGGACGGTACGGCGACCGGCCCCGTCATCGGCGACTCCGCCTTCATGTGGAACCGGTTCGAGACCCCGCAGCGGGACGTCATGGCTACCGTCCAGAACCGGGGCCAGGACCAGGGCGACCTCACCGCGGCCACAGCCACGCTCACCGGCCTCGACCCGCGGCTCGTCTTCGGCGACGAGGACGCCACGTTCACCACCGGCGTCCTGGTCCCCAACTGCCGTTACAGCGTCGGTCACGGCCCTGACGGCGAGTTCACCCTCTGGCTCGCCGACCACACCACCGGCTCCTGGGCCAGCGTCGACTACCTCCCCGACGCCGCCGACCATCCGCTCCGGCAGTACGGGCCTCGCGCCCTCTGGAACGAGGTGGAAGCCGCGTACGCCTGGTGGCAAAACGCCGGATCACCGGAGCGCATCCGCTTCGGTCTCACGGTCACGCCTGCCGGACAACGTCTCTGGCTCGACTCGCCTGACCGTCCGCTCTGA
- a CDS encoding ATP-binding protein encodes MNETMQHHLLRERFYRRERQSVPAAREFVRAAAEEWGLGARLDDVLLCVSELTTNALIHGVPPGRGFLLRLWWCADGPLRIEVHDSGGGQPRVSAPADAARGAGAAESGRGLLLVEALADTWGVGERDPGKIVWCEFDVRADGQASRARDVVRQA; translated from the coding sequence GTGAACGAGACGATGCAACACCATCTGCTGCGTGAGCGTTTCTATCGGCGTGAGCGTCAGTCCGTGCCCGCTGCCAGGGAGTTTGTCCGTGCCGCTGCGGAGGAATGGGGCCTTGGCGCGCGGCTGGACGATGTGCTGCTCTGTGTCAGCGAGTTGACCACCAACGCGCTCATCCACGGCGTGCCGCCGGGGCGGGGGTTTCTGCTGCGGCTGTGGTGGTGCGCGGACGGGCCGCTGCGGATCGAGGTCCATGACAGCGGCGGCGGGCAGCCCCGGGTGAGCGCGCCGGCCGACGCGGCGCGCGGCGCGGGGGCGGCTGAGTCGGGGCGGGGGTTGCTGCTCGTGGAAGCGCTCGCCGACACCTGGGGGGTCGGCGAGCGGGATCCCGGCAAGATCGTGTGGTGCGAGTTCGACGTCAGAGCGGACGGTCAGGCGAGTCGAGCCAGAGACGTTGTCCGGCAGGCGTGA
- a CDS encoding helix-turn-helix domain-containing protein, whose amino-acid sequence MHPRKRPRKNASAMKLVGKLVARFREAAGLTQRELAERLNAHEETIASIEQGRRPLKPDMAEAMDQLLETKRALETAVENMPEIDLIPAWAEEYMDLESEAIALSFFANQVLPGLLQPKPYAQAVFRSRVPVFSQDEITALVTSRLERQEILRPKVPPAISFILSEAVVLARLGGDKVYAETLRHLHTCAELPGITLQVIPLSRQTHAALDGPFVLIETPDHQHLGYTETQRGSQIVSDPDEVSILSQKYAMLRTQALNPEDTKALLDRLLRGEQ is encoded by the coding sequence ATGCACCCCAGAAAACGGCCACGCAAGAACGCGTCGGCGATGAAGCTCGTAGGCAAGCTGGTGGCCCGGTTCCGCGAGGCGGCGGGACTCACCCAGCGCGAACTGGCCGAGCGGCTGAACGCGCACGAGGAGACGATCGCCTCCATCGAACAGGGCAGAAGGCCGCTCAAGCCGGACATGGCGGAAGCGATGGACCAGCTGCTGGAGACGAAACGGGCGCTGGAGACGGCGGTGGAGAACATGCCGGAGATCGACCTGATCCCGGCGTGGGCGGAGGAGTACATGGATCTGGAGAGCGAGGCGATCGCGCTGTCGTTCTTCGCGAACCAGGTGCTGCCGGGCCTGCTTCAGCCGAAGCCCTACGCGCAGGCGGTCTTCCGCAGCAGAGTCCCGGTCTTCAGCCAGGACGAGATCACCGCCCTGGTCACCTCCCGGCTGGAGCGCCAGGAAATCCTGCGCCCCAAAGTGCCGCCCGCCATCAGCTTCATCCTCTCCGAAGCCGTCGTGCTCGCGCGGCTCGGCGGCGACAAGGTGTACGCGGAGACGCTCCGGCACCTCCATACCTGTGCGGAGCTGCCTGGTATCACCCTCCAAGTGATCCCGCTCAGCCGGCAGACCCACGCGGCCCTGGACGGCCCCTTCGTCCTCATCGAAACACCGGACCACCAGCACCTCGGATACACCGAGACCCAGCGCGGCAGCCAGATCGTCTCCGACCCCGACGAGGTCAGCATCCTCTCTCAGAAATATGCGATGCTGCGGACGCAGGCCCTCAACCCAGAGGACACGAAGGCCCTGTTGGACCGGCTGCTAAGGGGAGAGCAATGA
- a CDS encoding DUF397 domain-containing protein has product MSTALEWFKSSYSGSDGGECLEVAYAWRKSSYSGSEGGECLEMAAHPAAVHIRDSKVPDGPMLTLAPTAWAAFTGHVTTR; this is encoded by the coding sequence ATGAGCACCGCACTTGAGTGGTTCAAGTCCAGCTACAGCGGCAGCGACGGCGGCGAGTGCCTCGAAGTCGCCTACGCCTGGCGCAAGTCCAGCTACAGCGGCAGCGAAGGCGGCGAGTGCCTGGAGATGGCCGCCCATCCCGCCGCCGTGCACATCCGGGACTCCAAGGTCCCCGACGGACCGATGCTGACCCTCGCCCCCACCGCCTGGGCCGCCTTCACCGGACACGTCACCACTCGCTGA
- a CDS encoding DUF4232 domain-containing protein, whose product MRSRLATRSTRVILAVATTVALGAGLTACDDEDLAAGGSGGAAASTGGSGGSGSTGGSSDKGGTDGENATDDKGVGQSCGANDLDLKITDADGGHYLIAAKAKSGITCQLSDSSAVVSYGSGEKSTTYPAELMGKPAPSSIKLSGSAEAFATLVTNSERAEGAPEFKQVKLAVSNDDTTPVSVDLPKSADFSAPVVSQWYSTAADAVINAN is encoded by the coding sequence ATGCGTTCGCGTCTCGCCACCCGCTCCACCCGCGTCATCCTGGCCGTCGCCACCACCGTCGCCCTCGGCGCCGGTCTCACCGCCTGTGACGACGAGGACCTCGCCGCGGGCGGCTCCGGTGGCGCCGCGGCCTCGACGGGTGGCTCCGGCGGCTCCGGCAGCACCGGCGGCTCGTCCGACAAGGGCGGCACCGACGGCGAGAACGCCACGGACGACAAGGGCGTCGGACAGTCCTGCGGCGCCAACGACCTGGACCTGAAGATCACCGACGCCGACGGCGGCCACTACCTCATCGCCGCCAAGGCGAAGTCGGGCATCACCTGCCAGCTGAGCGACAGCTCCGCGGTCGTCTCCTACGGCTCCGGCGAGAAGAGCACGACCTACCCGGCCGAGCTGATGGGGAAGCCCGCCCCCAGCTCCATCAAGCTCTCCGGCTCCGCCGAGGCGTTCGCCACCCTCGTGACCAACTCCGAAAGGGCCGAGGGTGCGCCGGAGTTCAAGCAGGTGAAGCTCGCTGTCAGCAATGACGACACCACCCCGGTCTCCGTCGACCTGCCCAAGTCGGCCGACTTCTCTGCCCCCGTCGTCTCCCAGTGGTACTCCACCGCCGCCGACGCCGTCATCAACGCCAACTGA
- the hemB gene encoding porphobilinogen synthase, producing MTAYGSFPGSRPRRLRANPVLRRMVAETRVHPADLILPAFVREGISAPVPVSSMPGVVQHTLDTLRKAAAEAAAAGVSGIMLFGVPEDAKKDAAGTAGTDPDGILQAGIRAVRAEVGDELLIMSDLCLDEFTDHGHCGVLDARGRIDNDATLERYAEMAQVQADAGVDVVGPSGMMDGQVGVVRDALDTIGREDVAILAYTAKFSSAFYGPFREAVGSSLTGDRKTYQQDPAGGVQDSLRELALDLEEGADMVMVKPALPYLDILARIAAEASVPVAAYQISGEYAMVEAAAERGWIDRDAAILETLTGIKRAGASMILTYWATEAARRL from the coding sequence ATGACTGCGTACGGTTCCTTTCCCGGTTCGCGCCCCCGGCGGCTGCGGGCCAATCCGGTCCTGCGGCGGATGGTGGCCGAGACCCGGGTCCACCCGGCGGACCTGATCCTGCCCGCGTTCGTACGGGAGGGCATCAGCGCGCCCGTACCCGTCTCCTCGATGCCCGGCGTCGTCCAGCACACGCTGGACACGCTGCGGAAGGCGGCGGCGGAGGCGGCGGCGGCCGGGGTGTCGGGCATCATGCTCTTCGGCGTTCCCGAGGACGCCAAGAAGGACGCGGCGGGTACGGCGGGCACCGACCCGGACGGCATCCTCCAGGCCGGGATCCGTGCCGTACGCGCCGAGGTCGGCGATGAGCTGCTGATCATGTCGGACCTGTGCCTCGACGAGTTCACCGACCACGGCCACTGCGGGGTGCTGGACGCCCGGGGCCGGATCGACAACGACGCCACGCTGGAGCGGTACGCCGAGATGGCGCAGGTCCAGGCCGACGCGGGCGTCGATGTGGTCGGCCCCAGCGGGATGATGGACGGCCAGGTCGGCGTGGTCCGCGACGCGCTGGACACGATAGGCCGGGAGGACGTGGCGATCCTCGCGTACACCGCCAAGTTCTCGTCGGCGTTCTACGGCCCGTTCCGGGAGGCCGTCGGCTCGTCGCTGACCGGCGACCGCAAGACCTACCAGCAGGACCCGGCCGGCGGCGTCCAGGACTCCCTGCGGGAGCTGGCGCTCGACCTCGAAGAGGGCGCCGACATGGTCATGGTCAAGCCGGCCCTGCCGTACCTCGACATCCTCGCGCGCATCGCCGCCGAGGCGAGCGTGCCGGTCGCCGCCTACCAGATCTCGGGTGAGTACGCGATGGTCGAGGCGGCGGCCGAGCGGGGCTGGATCGACCGCGACGCCGCGATCCTGGAGACCCTGACGGGCATCAAGCGCGCGGGCGCGAGCATGATCCTCACGTACTGGGCGACGGAGGCCGCGCGGCGGCTCTGA
- a CDS encoding bifunctional uroporphyrinogen-III C-methyltransferase/uroporphyrinogen-III synthase, protein MSPTTSDLPACSASGHVTFLGAGPGDPGLLTLRAVEALAGADVLIAEPDVLEVVRSHARAGVSTPALTVVDDVSAAAGIPAIRDAANIVMEAARGGRRVVRAVTGDPGLDGDAGTEMLACAVAGIPFEVVPGVAAAVGVPAYAGVPLRDAQGADVRFVDARTANDRCWAEIGASDGTVVVSATLETVAGAAGELVAAGRKPDTPLTVTVAGTTTRQRTWNATLGTIAQILKQAKVLPSPEGHRPVIAVVGERSAAAQRDQLAWFESKPLFGWKVLVPRTKEQAASLSDQLRSYGAVPHEVPTIAVEPPRTPQQMERAVKGLVTGRYEWIAFTSVNAVKAVREKFEEYGLDARAFAGIKVAAVGEQTAASLIDFGVKPDLVPSGEQSAAGLLEDWPPYDPVFDPIDRVFLPRADIATETLVAGLIELGWEVDDVTAYRTVRASPPPAETREAIKGGGFDAVLFTSSSTVRNLVGIAGKPHNVTVIACIGPATAKTAEEHGLRVDVLSPEPSVHKLAEALAAFGAQRRLAAKEAGETVTRPSERRPGSRRRRTTT, encoded by the coding sequence TTGAGCCCCACCACCTCTGACCTTCCGGCCTGCTCCGCATCGGGGCACGTCACCTTCCTAGGTGCCGGACCCGGAGATCCGGGTCTGCTGACACTCCGCGCCGTCGAGGCGCTCGCGGGTGCTGACGTACTGATCGCCGAGCCTGATGTGCTCGAAGTCGTACGGAGCCATGCGAGGGCGGGTGTGAGCACCCCCGCGCTGACGGTTGTGGACGATGTGTCAGCAGCCGCCGGGATCCCCGCGATCCGGGATGCGGCCAATATTGTCATGGAGGCCGCGCGGGGCGGCAGGCGGGTGGTCCGTGCGGTCACGGGCGACCCGGGGCTGGACGGTGACGCGGGCACCGAGATGCTGGCCTGCGCTGTCGCCGGCATCCCCTTCGAGGTCGTTCCGGGCGTCGCCGCCGCGGTCGGTGTGCCGGCGTACGCCGGAGTGCCGCTGCGCGACGCCCAGGGCGCGGACGTCCGGTTCGTCGACGCCAGGACGGCCAACGACCGCTGCTGGGCCGAGATCGGCGCCAGCGACGGCACGGTCGTGGTCTCCGCCACCCTGGAGACGGTCGCCGGCGCCGCCGGTGAGCTGGTCGCGGCCGGCCGTAAACCGGACACCCCGCTGACCGTCACCGTCGCGGGGACGACCACCCGCCAGCGGACGTGGAACGCCACGCTCGGCACCATCGCGCAGATCCTCAAGCAGGCGAAGGTGCTGCCCTCCCCGGAGGGCCACCGGCCCGTCATAGCCGTGGTCGGCGAGCGCAGCGCGGCGGCCCAGCGCGACCAGCTCGCGTGGTTCGAGTCCAAGCCGCTGTTCGGCTGGAAGGTCCTCGTGCCGCGCACCAAGGAGCAGGCCGCGTCGCTCTCCGACCAGCTCAGGTCGTACGGCGCGGTCCCGCACGAGGTGCCGACGATCGCGGTCGAGCCGCCGCGTACGCCCCAGCAGATGGAGCGGGCCGTCAAGGGCCTGGTCACCGGGCGGTACGAGTGGATCGCCTTCACCTCGGTCAACGCGGTCAAGGCGGTGCGCGAGAAGTTCGAGGAGTACGGGCTCGACGCGCGCGCCTTCGCCGGGATCAAGGTCGCCGCGGTCGGCGAGCAGACGGCCGCCTCGCTGATCGACTTCGGCGTGAAGCCCGACCTCGTACCCTCCGGGGAGCAGTCCGCGGCCGGGCTGCTGGAGGACTGGCCGCCGTACGACCCGGTCTTCGACCCGATCGACCGGGTGTTCCTGCCGCGCGCCGACATCGCCACGGAGACGCTGGTGGCGGGCCTGATCGAGCTGGGCTGGGAGGTCGACGACGTCACCGCGTACCGCACGGTGCGCGCCTCGCCGCCGCCGGCCGAGACCCGTGAGGCGATCAAGGGCGGCGGCTTCGACGCCGTGCTCTTCACCTCCTCCTCGACCGTACGGAACCTGGTCGGGATCGCGGGCAAGCCGCACAACGTGACGGTGATCGCCTGTATCGGCCCGGCGACGGCGAAGACCGCGGAGGAGCACGGTCTGCGCGTCGACGTCCTGTCGCCCGAGCCGTCGGTGCACAAGCTGGCGGAGGCCCTGGCCGCGTTCGGCGCGCAGCGCCGGCTGGCGGCGAAGGAAGCCGGTGAAACGGTCACCCGCCCGAGCGAGCGCCGTCCCGGCAGCCGCAGAAGGCGTACGACGACCTGA
- the hemC gene encoding hydroxymethylbilane synthase, with translation MTEKALRSERASRPERVLGSEHPLRLGTRRSKLAMAQSGQVAQAVTELTGRPVELVEITTYGDTSREHLSQIGGTGVFVTALRDALLAGEVDFAVHSLKDLPTTQPDNLTLAAVPRREDPRDALVARDGLTFEQLPEGARVGTGSPRRMAQLNAYARGHGRAIQTVPIRGNIDTRIGYVRSGELDAVVLAAAGLHRIGRTDEVTDFLSVDAVLPAPGQGALAVECAAVNVDLAAVLAELDDPYTRVAVTAERSLLAALEAGCSAPVGALADLLADGQVVNEMRLRGVVGTTDGSTLVQLSTTGPVPTSHSDASALGRELASEMLAKGAAGLMGERAL, from the coding sequence ATGACCGAGAAGGCACTGAGGTCCGAGCGGGCTTCGAGGCCCGAGAGGGTCCTGGGGTCCGAGCACCCCCTGAGGCTCGGCACCAGACGCAGCAAGCTCGCCATGGCCCAGTCCGGGCAGGTGGCACAGGCGGTGACCGAACTGACCGGCCGCCCGGTCGAGCTGGTCGAGATCACCACGTACGGCGACACCTCCCGCGAGCATCTCTCGCAGATCGGCGGTACGGGCGTCTTCGTCACCGCGCTGCGCGACGCGCTGCTCGCCGGTGAGGTCGACTTCGCCGTGCACTCCCTGAAGGACCTGCCGACCACGCAGCCCGACAATCTGACGCTGGCCGCCGTGCCGCGCCGGGAGGACCCGCGCGACGCGCTGGTCGCCCGGGACGGGCTGACCTTCGAGCAGCTGCCCGAGGGCGCCCGCGTCGGGACGGGGTCGCCGCGCCGGATGGCCCAGCTCAACGCGTACGCGCGCGGCCACGGCCGCGCCATACAGACCGTACCGATCCGCGGGAACATCGACACGCGGATCGGCTACGTCCGGAGCGGGGAACTCGACGCCGTCGTGCTCGCCGCCGCCGGGCTTCACCGCATCGGCAGGACGGACGAGGTGACCGACTTCCTGTCGGTCGACGCCGTGCTGCCCGCCCCCGGCCAGGGGGCCCTCGCTGTCGAGTGCGCCGCGGTCAACGTGGACCTCGCCGCTGTGCTCGCGGAACTCGACGACCCGTACACCCGGGTCGCCGTGACCGCCGAGCGTTCCCTGCTCGCCGCCCTGGAGGCCGGTTGCAGCGCACCTGTGGGTGCGCTGGCCGACCTGCTGGCCGACGGACAGGTTGTCAACGAAATGCGCCTGCGCGGCGTCGTCGGCACGACCGACGGCTCGACGCTGGTGCAGCTGTCCACCACCGGTCCCGTACCCACGTCGCACAGCGACGCGTCCGCGCTCGGGCGCGAACTCGCGTCCGAGATGCTCGCCAAGGGTGCGGCCGGTCTTATGGGGGAGCGAGCACTTTGA